From the Carya illinoinensis cultivar Pawnee chromosome 4, C.illinoinensisPawnee_v1, whole genome shotgun sequence genome, one window contains:
- the LOC122306162 gene encoding glucose-6-phosphate 1-dehydrogenase, chloroplastic-like, translated as MALRLNSSSSNSILSPSSFSHETQTIPKKKLLGIWVCTNDSRVHRNKHFELKASYAQPFNAVSLQAGAPVNSLTTERIENPAQKEYIPFLETEKDETTLSIVVIGASGDLSRRKIFPALFALFNEDRLPENFIIFGYARSIMTDKELRNMISKTLTCRVDKRENCNEKIDAFLKRCFYHSGQYSSEEHFLGLHKKLKGKEAGRRSNRLFYLAVPPNMFVDVARCAKSRASSENGWTRVIIEKPFGRDTESSRDLTRGLKGYLREDQIFRIDHHMGKELVENLLVLRFSNLVFEPLWSRNYIHNVQLIFSEDFGIEGQGRYFDNYGVIRDIMQNHLLQTLALFAMDTPVSLDAEDIRNEKVKVLRSMNPVQLEDVVVGQYKGDSDGNTSYPAYTDEMTVSKNSLTPTFAAATLFINNARWDGVPFLMIAGKALHSKRAEIRVQFKNVPGNLYNRKFGTDLDQARNELVIRIEPDEAIYLKFNNKVPGLGMRLDCGIGLNLLYKARYPREIPDAYERLLIDAIEGERRLFIRSDELDAAWAVFTPLLKELEEKKVAPELYTYGSGGPVGVHYLAAKHNVRWADFGYEE; from the exons ATGGCTTTACGCTTAAATTCTTCTTCCTCAAATAGCATTTTGTCACCATCTTCTTTCAGTCACGAGACTCAGACTATACCAAAAAAAAAGCTGTTGGGGATCTGGGTTTGTACGAACGATTCAAGAGTTCATCGTAACAAGCATTTTGAGCTCAAAGCTTCGTATGCTCAGCCGTTCAATGCTGTTTCTCTGCAGGCTG GTGCACCGGTAAATTCTCTAACTACAGAGCGTATTGAGAATCCAGCTCAAAAAGAGTACATTCCTTTCTTAGAAACAGAGAAAGACGAGACTACTCTCAGCATTGTTGTTATTGGGGCTTCCGGTGACCTTTCTAGGCGAAAGATCTTTCCTGCACTCTTTGCTCTTTTTAATGAAGATCGTTTGCCTGAG aattttataatattcggTTATGCTCGGAGTATAATGACTGATAAGGAGCTAAGGAATATGATCAGCAAAACCCTGACTTGTAGAGTTGACAAGAG GGAGAACTGTAATGAGAAGATAGATGCATTCTTGAAAAGATGTTTTTACCATTCTGGTCAATATAGCTCGGAAGAGCATTTCTTGGGATTGCACAAGAAGCTGAAAGGGAAGGAG GCTGGAAGACGATCAAATAGGCTGTTTTACCTAGCAGTGCCACCAAACATGTTTGTGGATGTGGCAAGATGTGCCAAATCTCGTGCTTCTTCAGAAAACGGCTGGACTCGAGTCATTATTGAAAAACCATTTGGTCGCGACACGGAGTCATCCAGGGATCTGACCAGAGGCTTAAAAGGATACCTGAGGGAGGACCAAATATTCAG AATTGACCATCACATGGGTAAGGAGCTTGTGGAAAATCTCTTGGTTCTTCGCTTTTCAAATCTGGTTTTCGAGCCTTTATGGTCTAGGAACTACATCCACAATGTACAGTTGATTTTTTCTGAAGATTTTGGGATAGAGGGACAAGGCAG GTACTTTGATAACTATGGTGTCATCCGGGATATAATGCAAAATCATCTTCTGCAAACACTAGCACTGTTTGCAATGGACACTCCTGTCAGCTTAGATGCCGAGGACATTAGGAATGAGAAG GTTAAGGTTTTACGTTCCATGAATCCTGTTCAGCTTGAAGATGTGGTTGTAGGTCAATATAAGGGTGATTCTGATGGCAATACATCATATCCCGCTTATACTGATGAAATGACTGTGTCAAAGAATAGCCTGACACCAACTTTTGCAGCAGCCACTCTCTTTATAAATAATGCACGATGGGATGGAGTTCCATTCCTGATGATAGCAGGCAAGGCTCTCCATTCAAAACG AGCAGAAATTAGAGTTCAATTCAAAAATGTTCCGGGTAACTTGTACAATCGGAAGTTTGGAACCGATTTAGATCAAGCAAGAAATGAGCTTGTAATTCGCATAGAACCTGATGAAGCTATATATCTGAAGTTCAACAACAAGGTCCCTGGTCTTGGAATGAGATTGGATTGTGGTATCGGGCTGAACTTGCTTTATAAAGCCAG GTATCCAAGAGAGATACCAGATGCATATGAGAGGCTGCTGATTGATGCAATTGAAGGAGAGCGGCGATTATTCATTAGAAGTGATGAGCTTGATGCAGCTTGGGCAGTATTCACTCcattattgaaggaattagaagAGAAGAAGGTTGCTCCAGAGCTTTACACATACGGTAGTGGTGGTCCAGTTGGGGTGCACTATCTTGCTGCAAAGCACAATGTTCGCTGGGCCGATTTTGGTTATGAGGAATAG